Within Cucumis melo cultivar AY chromosome 4, USDA_Cmelo_AY_1.0, whole genome shotgun sequence, the genomic segment atatatatatatatatatatatatatatatataattcttgaTTGATCATGTATTAAATAatcattgtttttttcttaagaaaaaaaaaataatcattgATTAAAGGTTATATAGAAATTTAAATGTTAGTCAACTTGGATGTAGTTCGactatcttttatatatatgtcATTAACAAAAAGTTTGAGATTCAAATTTTGTATTCTCCATTGaattcaagaaaaataaatgaatattgTAAAAGATTTATCGCCGTGTATGTTTGGTTAAGTACTATTTGATGTTGAGATTAATGCAATAATCTTAACTTTAGAGATTTTACTATATCATTACCATCAAGTTATTTCActttttggtttcttttttaGTGTGTAAGGTCAAACTCATATTTTAACAAGTGGGTTTCTTGTTTTATTACCGagtttgttttagaaaaaaaaaaaatcaaaatgacaATGTCATTATGACAACAAAGGAATCTTCATGCTTTATTTGAGAATACAATCAAAATACTCAAATCCATCTATTGTTGATTAATATTTTACCCTATATgctccaaaaaaaaaatacataatatgtttgAATTGATGCTTATTAGGTGTGATCCAAATACATCTTATCTTTTCACACCCACATGTACATTTGTCAAACAAcatacatttttaaaatatattgtgggttgatatataaaatatatatatgatgctCACATAAAAAACAAGCTAGAAGGCAAGGAGATGTGTTGGGAAAATTGTCACGATGCATGACATTCTCTTAATatgaattaaaaacaaaaaaaaaaaggtacaaacaaacatcttatatataataatatatggAGGAGGACTACTTGATTGTATTGATTCCAAGAGTGGGTGGCAGAGTTTTGGAAGGAtttgaaagagagaagaagaaaaaatgataTGGATGAATTGAGATAATATAAACAGAATAACAAAGAAAAGGGAATGAATGCTGTGATTTAATCTGACCTCTTTCTGCCTTATATAGTTCTGTTTCTTTGCTCTCAATGTATTCTAATTGGACTTCAAATTCTCTGAAAACCTTAACCCTTTTTAATTTTACCTAATacacattttcttttttgaaaaattattggTATATTTAGGGCTAATAGACACACTAGTACATCTCAAATGGAAAGAATACTTtccaaattaaataaataattctttttttacataaatgaaatgatataaacaataatttagaTCTAAACTTTATCCATTTTTCTATCTTCTTACACAAATTTGTTGCATCCTAGTTCATCATCAATAATAGTAAATTAAGTGATCTTCAATAATATATAAGAACCGTTTATATATGAGATTAGTCTACCTGATCAATAAAATGAGgtaaaattatttttcaattttattctttatcataaatatttttagtgAAGTTGAAAATGGTTCTTTTGACTCTTTTCTTGATTTGCTTATTGTCTACAATAATCTGAAAGAttcatttgaattttttgttaCAAAGAGACTGCAAAATTAAGAGAAGTGTACTCAAATTACAAAGGTCTCTTAGACTCTagttcaaaaatgaaaaaaagaagaagaagaaagaaagaaagaaagaaacaagaaaaagagATTAGCAATTCAATTAAATTATGGAATTTGTTCACCCCAAGCATTTGAGCAATTCAGATTTTGATTTTACTCAACCTTTAGAGAGACCACCAAGCCTGAGTTCAAGATCCAAATCATGTAAGGAGGTAGAGCTAAGTCCAATTACCTCTGATTGaatatgatgatgatgatgatgttgaTTTTCTACCAAATTACTCGACTTCACATAAAATTGTATCGGCGATGTTTCATCATCCGTTTTCCTCCTCTTGCATCCTGCCACCACCCCCGGGTCATCTTGATCGTCATCGTGATAAAACAAACCCGACGTCGTCGTCCGAGATCGACCAAAACCAAAATTCAACCCCTCGTCAAAAACCCCAATTCCCACTTGATGTTTGTCCCTAACCCTAGAACAAGAACTCCTCACATCTTTCCCCAGATCCTTTGATCGACCGCCACAAGAAGCTGTTACTCCGAACGAAGGATTAGCGTTAGGTAAAGTTGAAAGATAGtgatgagaagaagaagaagaaggggatTGAAACAAGGACAAGCAATTAGTAGAAGCGAAATTAGGGTTGTTGTTGTTAATTGAGGATTGGTTTAACATGGCCCTATCTCTTCTATGAACGTTCATGTGGCCACCCAAAGCTTGTGCTGAACGAAATTCTCTTCTACAAAAAGAGCAAGAATAAGAGGTTGGTGGCCAAACACAAGGTCCAAGACGGGCAGCATCTTCAGCAAAAGCTTGTTCTTCCCATGACAATAATGAATGATCTTCATATTGGAAAGAGGTTTTCGTTTTTGAAACTTCAACATTAATATCATCAAaatcatctttttctctttctctgtcttcttcttcttcttcttctttttgtttcctCCACATCCAATTCAATCTCTCTCTGCCTTTACAAGATTCAGAATTTTGGAATTTCAAGAAAAATTCATAGGGTTtttggggtttttttttctttttttttttcttgagggGAATCTTtcagatagagagagagagagagagagatcagGTGGGGTAGCTAACACTACAAGTATACAAATTTGCTCAGAATAACACTGCCAACTGATATACTTCTTGGGGATATGGAAATAGTAATAATTTGAAAGAACTCGTTTTTAATTTAAGGATAAAAATACCATTTTAGTTCTTAAATCTTGAAGCTATCCACACGAGTATATGTattttctattgtttaattttaatatttatactTTAATAATTAGATCTTATTACTAGAATTTTAATCTTTtgttgactttttttttaaaacaatcgGTATCTATATAACATTTTactgaaaattttgaaaaacatatTCACATATTGGGCctttgacaaaatattttattattatttaattaatttaggcAAAAATTAACTTCTTAGGAAAAATTATTTATTCTCTTCTCTAATggatattattgtttttttttttttttccttttttcaaaatgagcataatttatttaaatagtGCTTTGTATTAGGATAAATATTAGAATACTTGATGTATTAGGAAGCCAAATGTAATATGAATCTCTTGTCATTTGTAACAATCACACCACAATTAATAGAATAGTCACAATCTTTCCTATGTACCATTAAGTTTAAGATCAAAGATTTGATTAgactaaattaaataattagagACAAAAGGAACTAAGAatcttaacttttttttcttctttttgggtgGATTAGTACATATAAAGTTAAATGTTGTTTTTGGGATGGATGGATATGTAGAGACAAAGTGAAATGATAGGACTGAAACGTTCTTCAATGTTTGCCAGCAAAATAGTTCGAATGAAGTctgttttattattaatttttatttgttttctttttcttcttttttttttttttctcaattgtcattatttgattttgattgggaattatgataattaaataaatctcattttcTTTTAGTAATGCAATGAATTATTGTTGATGGCCAAGCTGCAGCCAGGTCAAGCTTCAACTTTGATTTTTCCAACACCATGTATCTTTGAGgttaaattcaaataaaattccaatttcaaagtataataataattattattatgttgCTTGGAAAGAACATGattggttttcttttaatttagataaaaatagaagaaaaataatCTCAAATCAACGCATGATTTTGGACGTCATATGCTTAAGACCTTTGATTTAGAATTATAAATTTTAGTTTTGTAAAATGTGTTATTTCTGCTACACATAATTAATTAGGATTAATTGTTTAGTAACGTTAcaaaaaaatattcaataatCGAAATGTAAGAGAGTTTTATGTGCTGGCTATTTTGGCACTTTTCATAATTAGTAGAAACCAATGTCCTTAAACAAACCATATGGTAAAGAGGAATTTTTACTTGAATTTGGATAATTATATATAGTTATTTTGCCATTATGTTTGGCATAGAGATAAGTCATATATATTAATTAGCTTGCACGATTAGGTTTGCTATCATATGTCATTGTTTCTTAAGTGAATTATTgcaacacaaaaatatttactcAATCCAAAAGCAATTGCTTTTAAAGTATATGACATTCACAATTAATTATTTCAAACATTTCAAAATGTTTTAGGTTAGAGATTACTTTATTTAAGTCTAGTGTTTATAGGAAGAGGTTATATATATCTTGTTTATATACTTTCGAGAAATAAGAGAGTAATTTCACTAGGTCTGGCAGCCTACAACCTCGAATACAGAAAAACAACCTCTAACGTCAATTACGTCTAATTGCAAAAGGAAAGAAGTTATAGATAACTCAATTCAACAATCTTAAAAGGAAGTTGGATACATAATCTTCAAATGAGAGTTCTAACATCACTTCTTACGTGCTTAACTAAACGGAACATTCTCTATTCTAACTTAGATATCAAAATATGGTAGGTTTTGGCACCACAGCAGTTAAAAGTCTTTCATGTATAGGTCAACTTGAAAAACAAGATCAAATCAAAAGAAGCGGGTTGAATGCAATGCTCACGAAGGGCTTGTGTGTTCCAAAATCCTTAGTACAATCAAACTATTAATTCTCAACCAAGGTTGGAGAGtgaattataatattaaattaaatagtaATAATTGTTGTCTTATCCACTACCATTAGTTGAATTTTAGcaattatttttcaaatcattccaaatattttcttacgtaaaactttattttaaaaattaaaaacaaaccATCAGAATCaactaatatttaaaatttgatgTTCCTAAAAATATTCATgtcttaattttataaaaagaatGAACGAAGATATATCGATGTGCattaatatttcaaaaaaaaaaagtttaaaaccaatttaaaaaaataaaagagagagaaaacatATTGTTCGATTTCTTCTAAATGTATGGCGTTAATAAGGCTTTGTGTATTGCATGGGCCTTCATAAATCGAGCCATTGATTGTGGGCTTTTCAGGAATCTTTGAGGCCCAGCCCTACAATCGACCCAAACAAAAGAATATGAATGTTTCCAATATCATCATATCACAAATTTTAAC encodes:
- the LOC103487126 gene encoding uncharacterized protein LOC103487126 is translated as MNVHRRDRAMLNQSSINNNNPNFASTNCLSLFQSPSSSSSHHYLSTLPNANPSFGVTASCGGRSKDLGKDVRSSCSRVRDKHQVGIGVFDEGLNFGFGRSRTTTSGLFYHDDDQDDPGVVAGCKRRKTDDETSPIQFYVKSSNLVENQHHHHHHIQSEVIGLSSTSLHDLDLELRLGGLSKG